In Esox lucius isolate fEsoLuc1 chromosome 6, fEsoLuc1.pri, whole genome shotgun sequence, the following proteins share a genomic window:
- the fam160b1 gene encoding protein FAM160B1 isoform X2: MLDILTQEELERESGETGPCMEYLLHHKILETLYTLGKADCPPGMKQQVLTFYTKLLGRIRQPLLPHINVHRPVQKLIRLCGEILAAPTENEEIQFLCIVCAKLKQDPYLVNFFLENKVKRPDPKSADAEGVREDYASPDTGQTQAGGPDAEPPEPKADATIQSNHVNNYNIVTSLLNLTKSPDGRIVVKACEGLMLLVSLPEPAAAKCLTENTDLCVLLTDRLSAFYKALPTSMDPVDIETVESVNWGLDVYNMKDDAAIFTGKRALISFLSWLDYCDQLIKEAQKTAAAVLAKVVRERFFVSILEPQLMQTSEVGILTSTALLNRIIRQVTSEALLKEMVYFLLGEDMGPEALASISQHPLRHRLIEHCDHLSDEISIMTLRLFEHLIQKPDQHIVHSLVLRSLGERNYLENKPQEDKEPLENGQPHDSVDLEEDPLFGDDLSADNRLSSPNWLSTSPIQSPDHAKPDGKTEVHKIVNSFLCLVPDEAKSSSHVDGTGYDTYLRDAHRQFRDYCGICQRWDWRGTPKPIEKCHLDNPFFEGHFLKVLFDRMGRILDQPYDVNLQVTSVLSKLSLLPHPHMHEYLLDPYINLGPGCRSLFSVIVRVVGDLMLRIQRIPDFTPKLLLVRKRLLGLEPEGLNVDHMTLLEGVIVLEEFCKELAAIAFVKFHAAASSSP; the protein is encoded by the exons TGTCCTCCAGGAATGAAACAGCAAGTCCTGACTTTCTACACTAAGTTGTTAGGACGCATTCGCCAGCCTCTTCTTCCCCACATCAATGTTCATAGACCTGTACAG AAACTCATCCGTCTGTGTGGGGAGATCCTTGCTGCTCCCACGGAGAATGAGGAGATCCAGTTCCTCTGCATTGTCTGTGCCAAACTGAAGCAGGACCCCTACCTCGTCAACTTCTTTCTGGAG AATAAAGTGAAGAGGCCTGACCCGAAGAGTGCCGATGCCGAAGGGGTCAGGGAGGACTATGCTTCTCCAGACACCGGTCAGACCCAGGCAGGAGGACCGGATGCTGAACCACCTGAGCCCAAGGCCGATGCCACCATCCAGTCGAACCACGTCAACAACTACAACATTGTCACGTCTCTCCTTAACCTCACCAAGAGCCCG GATGGCAGGATAGTTGTGAAGGCGTGCGAGGGCCTCATGCTGCTGGTCAGCCTGCCTGAACCGGCCGCAGCCAAGTGTCTGACGGAGAACACGGACCTCTGTGTTCTCCTGACGGACCGACTGTCAGCCTTCTACAAGGCCCTGCCCACGTCCATGGATCCGGTGGACATCGAGACGGTGGAGTCGGTCAACTGGGG CCTGGATGTTTATAACATGAAGGACGATGCTGCCATCTTCACTGGGAAGCGAGCCCTCATCTCTTTCCTGTCTTGGCTTGATTACTGCGACCAGCTCATCAAAGAGGCACAGAAG ACAGCAGCTGCAGTGTTGGCCAAGGTGGTGAGAGAGCGTTTCTTTGTTTCCATCTTGGAACCCCAGCTGATGCAGAC GTCCGAGGTTGGCATCCTGACCTCCACAGCTCTGCTGAACCGGATCATTCGCCAGGTGACCTCAGAGGCCCTGCTTAAGGAGATGGTCTACTTCCTGTTGGGGGAGGATATGGGACCTGAGGCCCTTGCATCCATTTCCCAGCATCCCCTGCGACACAGGCTCATTGAGCACTGCGACCACTTGTCTGACGAG ATCAGCATCATGACACTGCGTCTGTTCGAACACCTGATCCAGAAGCCTGACCAGCACATTGTCCACAGTCTGGTGCTGCGCAGCCTGGGCGAGAGGAACTACCTAGAAAACAAACCACAGGAGGACAAGGAACCCTTGGAGAACGGGCAGCCCCACGACTCCGT ggatcTTGAAGAGGACCCTCTGTTTGGTGATGACCTCTCTGCAGATAACAGGTTGTCCAGCCCTAATTGGTTGAGCACCTCCCCCATACAGAGTCCTGACCATGCTAAACCAGATGGCAAGACCGAGGTCCACAAGATTGTAAACAG TTTCCTGTGTTTGGTGCCTGATGAGGCCAAGTCATCGTCTCATGTTGACGGGACCGGTTATGACACCTATCTAAGGGACGCACACAGACAG TTTCGGGATTACTGTGGGATCTGTCAGAGGTGGGACTGGCGCGGCACCCCCAAGCCCATTGAGAAGTGTCACCTGGACAACCCCTTCTTTGAAGGCCACTTCCTCAAAGTCCTCTTTGACAGGATGGGCCGTATTTTGGATCAG CCCTACGATGTGAACCTTCAAGTGACGTCGGTGCTATCCAAACTATCCCTGTTACCCCACCCTCACATGCATGAGTATCTGCTGGACCCCTACATCAACCTGGGGCCTGGCTGTCGGTCGCTCTTCTCCGTCATCGTCAGG GTGGTTGGGGACCTCATGTTGAGGATTCAGCGCATCCCAGACTTCACACCCAAACTCCTGCTGGTGAGAAAGAGACTGCTTGGCCTGGAACCAGAGGGCTTAAA CGTCGACCACATGACCCTGCTGGAGGGGGTGATCGTACTCGAAGAGTTCTGCAAGGAGCTAGCCGCCATCGCCTTTGTCAAGTTCCATGCCGCTGCCTCTTCGTCCCCCTGA